In a single window of the Candidatus Celerinatantimonas neptuna genome:
- the aroK gene encoding Shikimate kinase 1, translating to MAEKRNIFLIGPMGAGKSTIGRHLASQLHMQFHDTDSEIERRTGADISWVFDVEGEDGFRVREETVIDDMTQEQGIVLATGGGCIKSKENRNRLSARGIVVYLETSIDKQYARTQRDKRRPLLQNCEDPRDRLELLAKERTPLYEEIADYRVVTDDQSAKSVANQIIELLGF from the coding sequence ATGGCTGAAAAACGTAATATTTTCTTAATTGGTCCAATGGGTGCAGGCAAAAGCACGATTGGACGTCATTTGGCTTCACAGCTACACATGCAGTTCCATGATACTGATAGTGAAATAGAACGGCGTACAGGTGCTGATATTTCATGGGTCTTTGATGTTGAAGGTGAAGATGGATTCCGTGTTCGTGAAGAAACTGTTATTGATGATATGACTCAAGAGCAGGGGATCGTTTTAGCCACTGGAGGGGGGTGTATAAAAAGCAAAGAAAATCGTAATCGCCTTTCTGCCCGCGGTATCGTGGTCTATTTGGAAACATCTATTGATAAGCAGTATGCGCGGACCCAGCGGGACAAGCGTAGGCCATTATTGCAAAACTGCGAAGATCCTCGGGATCGTTTGGAGTTATTGGCTAAAGAACGCACACCTTTATATGAAGAAATTGCTGATTATCGGGTTGTTACTGATGATCAAAGTGCAAAATCTGTCGCTAATCAAATCATTGAGCTACTAGGGTTCTAG